A single region of the Salvia splendens isolate huo1 chromosome 18, SspV2, whole genome shotgun sequence genome encodes:
- the LOC121776714 gene encoding uncharacterized protein LOC121776714 translates to MDDLWNDAWDSLIKEVQREDDEEDAAKAAELAGAALPRVIHHRRTIPRDHTGEHQRLMADFFGDNPRYPSEIFRRRFRMSQQLFTHIATTLAARYRCFTLRSDCTGRIGLSTFHKCTAAIRQLAYAGPTDMFDKYLQMGETTSLEVLRPFCKGIREIFGPEFLRKPTSNEYQILLDMHGSVHGFPEMIGSIDCMHWEWKNCLVAWKEQSARKDRLKIQFGHKSS, encoded by the exons ATGGATGATTTGTGGAATGACGCGTGGGATTCTCTTATTAAAGAGGTGCAGAGGGAAGACGATGAGGAGGATGCGGCGAAGGCAGCGGAATTGGCGGGGGCGGCGCTCCCTCGTGTGATTCATCATCGtcggacaatcccacgagaccatACCGGAGAGCACCAGCGGCTGATGGCAGACTTCTTTGGCGATAACCCCCGTTACCCATCAGAGATTTTCCGTCGGCGTTTCAGAATGTCGCAGCAGCTCTTCACCCATATAGCGACGACATTGGCGGCGCGGTACAGGTGCTTCACTCTCCGGAGTGATTGCACTGGCCGAATCGGGCTGTCTACTTTTCATAaatgcaccgctgcaattaggcagcttgcctatgccggacCGACTGATATGTTCGACAAATACCtccagatgggtgagacgactagcctagAGGTGCTCCGACCGTTTTGTAAGGGCATCCGGGAAATCTTTGGTCcggagttcctacgaaagccaACCTCTAATGAGTACCAGATACTGctagatatgcacggttcggtGCACGGTTTCCCAGAGATgataggaagcatcgattgcatgcattgggagtggaaaaaCTGTCTGGTggcgtggaaag aacAATCTGCAAGGAAGGACCGGTTGAAGATCCAATTCGGTCATAAGTCGTCGTAG
- the LOC121777828 gene encoding gamma carbonic anhydrase 1, mitochondrial-like yields MGTLGRAFYTVGFWIRETGQALDRLGSRLQGNYLFQEQLSRHRTLMNLFDKAPSVAKNAFVAPNASLTGEVYVGPSSSIWYGCVVRGDVNSVSIGAGTNIQDNSLIHVAKSNIAGKVLPINIGDNVTVGHSAVLHSCTVEDEAFIGMGATLLDGVVVEKHSMVAAGALVRQNTRIPSGEIWGGNPAKFLRNLTDDEIAFISQSATNYANLAEAHAAENAKDFDKAELEKVLQKKFAGQDEGHDLKSGVVG; encoded by the exons ATGGGCACCCTGGGAAGAGCTTTCTACACCGTCGGATTCTGGATTAGGGAGACCGGCCAAGCTCTCGATCGCCTCGGCTCCCGCCTCCAGGGAAACTACCTTTTTCAGGAACAAT TGTCAAGACATAGAACACTCATGAACTTATTTGACAAAGCCCCCTCGGTTGCTAAGAATGCTTTTGTGGCCCCTAATGCATCACTGACTGGGGAGGTTTATGTTGGACCAAGCTCCTCCATTTGGTACGGATGTGTTGTCAGAG GTGATGTGAACAGCGTTAGCATCGGAGCTGGAACCAACATACAGGATAATTCTCTTATTCACGTGGCTAAATCTAATATTGCTGGGAAAGTTCTGCCCATCAATATTGGTGACAATGTCACTGTTG GGCATAGTGCTGTCTTGCACAGTTGTACTGTAGAGGATGAAGCATTTATTGGTATGGGTGCAACATTGCTTGATGGGGTGGTTGTTGAGAAGCATTCAATGGTTGCCGCTGGAGCTCTTGTCAGACAGAATACAAGAATACCATCTGGAGAG ATATGGGGAGGGAATCCAGCCAAATTCCTGAGGAATCTCACAGATGATGAAATCGCATTCATATCTCAGTCAGCTACCAATTATGCAAACCTAGCGGAAGCTCATGCTGCCGAAAATGCAAAGGACTTTGACAAGGCAGAGCTTGAAAAGGTACTTCAGAAGAAATTTGCTGGACAGGACGAGGGACATGACTTAAAATCGGGTGTCGTTGGTTAG